The Salvia miltiorrhiza cultivar Shanhuang (shh) chromosome 1, IMPLAD_Smil_shh, whole genome shotgun sequence genome has a window encoding:
- the LOC131005082 gene encoding uncharacterized mitochondrial protein AtMg00300-like: MNNKVVMKGKRSRGLYFLEAKTVIGNAEISTKDDSDLWHRRLGHVGEKSLQELQKQGALKNSTAIKISTCDDCILGKSQYLPYGKSNYSASKPLEYIHADLWGPSRTDNMGGERWFLSIIDDYSRKL; this comes from the coding sequence ATGAATAATAAGGTGGTTATGAAAGGCAAAAGAAGTAGAGGGCTGTATTTTCTTGAAGCAAAGACTGTAATTGGAAACGCTGAAATTAGTACTAAGGATGATTCAGACCTATGGCACAGAAGGTTAGGACATGTGGGGGAGAAATCTCTGCAAGAGCTTCAGAAACAAGGTGCTTTAAAGAACTCTACTGCAATAAAAATCAGCACCTGTGATGACTGCATTCTGGGTAAGAGTCAATATCTTCCTTATGGTAAAAGCAACTACAGTGCAAGCAAACCTTTAGAGTATATTCATGCAGATTTATGGGGGCCATCTAGGACTGATAACATGGGAGGAGAAAGGTGGTTTCTGAGTATCATTGATGATTACTCAAGAAAATTATGA